Genomic window (Streptococcus porcinus):
AATTAAACTTATCTGAAGACATCCAATCAGCTGTTGTAACAGCAGGTTTTGAAAAAGCATCTCCTATCCAAGAGATGACTATTCCATTAGCTTTAGAAGGAAAAGATGTCATTGGTCAAGCACAAACAGGAACTGGTAAAACAGCTGCTTTTGGTCTTCCAACCTTGAATAAGATCCGTACGGATGAAAATATCATCCAAGCACTTGTTATTGCTCCAACGCGTGAACTTGCTGTGCAAAGTCAGGAAGAACTTTTCCGTTTTGGTCGTGATAAAGGCGTTAAAGTTCGCTCCGTCTACGGTGGTGCAAGTATTGATAAACAAATTAAAGCCCTTAAATCAGGAGCTCATATTGTTGTTGGTACACCAGGTCGTTTACTTGACTTAATTAAACGTAAAGCATTAAAACTTGACCATGTTGAGACGCTTATTTTGGATGAAGCTGATGAAATGCTTAATATGGGATTCTTAGAAGATATTGAAGCTATTATTAGCCGTGTCCCTGAGGAACGCCAAACCTTGCTATTTTCAGCAACTATGCCAGCACCTATTAAACAAATTGGTGTTAAGTTTATGAAAAATCCAGAGCACGTTCAAATTAAAAATAAAGAACTTACAAATGTGAATGTTGAACAATATTATGTTCGCGTGAAAGAACAAGAAAAATTTGATACCATGACACGGTTGATGGACGTTGACCAACCAGAATTATCAATTGTTTTTGGCCGGACAAAGCGTCGCGTCGATGAAATTACTCGTGGTTTGAAATTACGAGGTTTCCGTGCTGAAGGTATCCATGGTGACCTTGATCAGAATAAACGTTTACGCGTTATCCGTGATTTTAAGGGAGATCAGGTTGATATCTTAGTAGCAACAGACGTTGCTGCGCGTGGTCTTGACATTTCAAACGTAACCCATGTGTATAACTACGATATTACACAAGATCCGGAGTCTTATGTTCACCGTATCGGTCGTACAGGCCGTGCTGGTAAATCCGGAGAATCAATCACTTTTGTTTCACCAAATGAAATGGGTTACTTAAGCATGATTGAAAACTTGACTAAGAAACAAATGAAACCACTGAAGCCAGCAACGGCTGAAGAAGCTTTTCAAGCAAAGAAAAAAGTGGCACTTAAAAAGATTGAACGTGATTTTGCAGATGAAGCAATTCGTTCAAATTTTGAAAAGTTTAAAGGTGACGCTATCCAATTAGCCTCTGAATTTACACCTGAAGAGTTAGCACTTTATATTTTGAGTTTAACTGTTCAAGACCCAGCGGATCAACCAGAAGTTGAAATTGCACGTGAAAAACCACTTCCATTCAAATATGTTGGTGGTGGCCACGGAGGTGGTAAAAAATCTTCCAAAGGTGGTCGAGGTAGAGGTAGCCGTGATGGTGAACGCCGTGGTGGTTATCGTGGGAAACGTGATGACCGTCGTGGCGGAGAAAGACGTGATGACCGTCGCAAAGACAAACGTGATGAGAATGGCGGAAGTCGTGACTTTAAGCGTAAGTCAAAACGTCAGGCAAAAGAATTCTTTAACAAAGATAAAAAGTCTGCAGGTAAGGATTCCGGATTCGTCATCCGCCATAAAGGTGAATAATTGAATGAGAGCTGAACGCGTTTTCAGCTTTCTTTTTTATTTGTCTTTCATATCTTTTTATTTCATAATTTGTTATAATGAGTTCAACCATTTTTGGTATTTTTAATGAATATTAGGAGGACGATTGGATGTCTAATGCCAATCACCCAGCTTTTGATAAAGCTACAAAAGCTGGATTTATTATTGCACTTGGAATTGTCTATGGTGATATTGGAACTAGCCCCCTCTATACCATGCAATCCTTAGTTGAGAATCAAGATGGTTTATCGCAAATATCTGAACAGTTTATCTTAGGTTCAGTTTCATTAATTTTTTGGACTTTAACCCTAATCACTACTGTTAAATATGTTTGGATAGCCTTAAAGGCAGATAATCATCATGAGGGCGGTATTTTTTCTCTCTATACTTTGGTTAGAAGAATGTCGAAGTGGCTCATTGTTCCAGCCATGATTGGTGGAGCAACTCTGTTATCAGATGGTGCCTTGACTCCTGCAGTAACAGTTACTTCAGCGATTGAAGGCTTGAAAGCTGTGCCTGGTATTGACCATATCTATGCCAATCAAACAAATGTTATTATTACTACTTTGTTGATTCTACTAACACTGTTCAGTATTCAAAGATTTGGAACAAGTATGATTGGTAAACTATTTGGTCCGGTTATGTTTATTTGGTTTAGCTTTCTTGGCTTGACCGGAATAATGAACAGCCTTGGTCATTTGGAAATCTTTAAAGCCATCAATCCCTACTATGCTATCCACTTATTATTGAGCCCGGAAAATCACCGTGGCATTTTTATCTTAGGTTCTATTTTCCTTGCAACTACCGGTGCCGAAGCCCTTTATTCAGATTTGGGCCATGTTGGTCGTGGTAATATTTATGTTAGTTGGCCATTTGTTAAGGTTTGTATACTCTTATCCTATTGTGGTCAAGGAGCTTGGATTTTGGCTAATAAAAATAGTGGAATAGAGTTAAATCCATTCTTTGCTAGTGTTCCCGAAGCTTTTCGCGTTTATGCTGTTATTTTGGCAACGCTAGCTGCTATTATTGCCTCGCAAGCTTTAATAACAGGTTCATTTACCTTGGTAGCAGAAGCCATGCGCTTGAAAATTTTTCCGCTCTTTAGAGTTACCTATCCGGGTGAAAACTTGGGTCAACTTTATATCCCTGTAATTAACTGGGTTTTGTTTCTCATTACGTCAAGTACAGTTTTATATTTTAGAAATTCCGCTCATATGGAATCAGCCTATGGTCTGGCCATTACAATTACGATGTTAATGACTACGATTCTGCTCAATTACTATCTTATCAAGCGCGGAATGAAATCAGTTCTTGCTCACTTAGTGATGTCATTTTTTGCAGTTATTGAATTTATCTTCTTTTGGGCTTCAGCCGTTAAGTTTTTCCATGGAGGGTATGTGGTTGTTATCATTGCGCTGACAATTGTTTCTTTAATGTTCATTTGGTATCGAGGAACTAAGATTGTATTTAAATATGTTAAGTCTCTTAATCTACTAGATTATCGTGAACAGATTAAGGCTCTTCGAGATGACACATCTATTGATTTGTA
Coding sequences:
- a CDS encoding DEAD/DEAH box helicase, which produces MKFTELNLSEDIQSAVVTAGFEKASPIQEMTIPLALEGKDVIGQAQTGTGKTAAFGLPTLNKIRTDENIIQALVIAPTRELAVQSQEELFRFGRDKGVKVRSVYGGASIDKQIKALKSGAHIVVGTPGRLLDLIKRKALKLDHVETLILDEADEMLNMGFLEDIEAIISRVPEERQTLLFSATMPAPIKQIGVKFMKNPEHVQIKNKELTNVNVEQYYVRVKEQEKFDTMTRLMDVDQPELSIVFGRTKRRVDEITRGLKLRGFRAEGIHGDLDQNKRLRVIRDFKGDQVDILVATDVAARGLDISNVTHVYNYDITQDPESYVHRIGRTGRAGKSGESITFVSPNEMGYLSMIENLTKKQMKPLKPATAEEAFQAKKKVALKKIERDFADEAIRSNFEKFKGDAIQLASEFTPEELALYILSLTVQDPADQPEVEIAREKPLPFKYVGGGHGGGKKSSKGGRGRGSRDGERRGGYRGKRDDRRGGERRDDRRKDKRDENGGSRDFKRKSKRQAKEFFNKDKKSAGKDSGFVIRHKGE
- a CDS encoding potassium transporter Kup; its protein translation is MSNANHPAFDKATKAGFIIALGIVYGDIGTSPLYTMQSLVENQDGLSQISEQFILGSVSLIFWTLTLITTVKYVWIALKADNHHEGGIFSLYTLVRRMSKWLIVPAMIGGATLLSDGALTPAVTVTSAIEGLKAVPGIDHIYANQTNVIITTLLILLTLFSIQRFGTSMIGKLFGPVMFIWFSFLGLTGIMNSLGHLEIFKAINPYYAIHLLLSPENHRGIFILGSIFLATTGAEALYSDLGHVGRGNIYVSWPFVKVCILLSYCGQGAWILANKNSGIELNPFFASVPEAFRVYAVILATLAAIIASQALITGSFTLVAEAMRLKIFPLFRVTYPGENLGQLYIPVINWVLFLITSSTVLYFRNSAHMESAYGLAITITMLMTTILLNYYLIKRGMKSVLAHLVMSFFAVIEFIFFWASAVKFFHGGYVVVIIALTIVSLMFIWYRGTKIVFKYVKSLNLLDYREQIKALRDDTSIDLYQTNVVYLTNRINDNMIDKSILYSILDKRPKRAKVYWFVNVKVTDEPYTAKYKVDMMGTDYMVKVELYLGFRMPQTVPRYLRTIVQDLMESGRLPKQVQEYSISRGREVGDFRFVIIEERVSQARQLSGFERFIMQTKASIKHFTATPTRWFGLQYSEVKIELVPLMLSDILKLPIKEVKEVDPKAETI